The DNA segment AATGCTTGAAGGGCTAACTTCACATCACCGCCAGCTTTCTCTAACATATCTGCAAAATATTGAACCCCGACCTTAATGCTTCGTTCGGGGTCATCAATCGTATTCGGAGGTAATCCTAAAGATTCACTTGCCTGCATCACATCGTTAAGCTTCCCACCAGATTCTTGCATCGTCTTGGCCATCAACAGTTCCACGTAATCGGAGACCCCGTACTTAGCTGCATACTTTTCAAACAATGGCCGGTATTGTTCCACGGCAGCTGAAACTTGGGCGGTCCCATTCACCATATCGACCGATTGAACATCTTCACTTCCATTACTCTTTTGAAAGCCGATTAACGTGGCGATGACCGATGCATATAAGACCATTTGAAGGAGAAAAAGAACCATGACTAACCCGATTCCCCATAGCCAGACTTTTCGGGGTACCAGCCCTAGCACTAATGACCAAGGCATCAGTTAAGCACCTCCCCCAAATAACGCTAATTCTTCGTCCGATACCTCCACATTAAAGCGAATATTTTCAACCGCCCGAATGCTCAACATCGTATCCCCGGTCTGCAAATAAGGGATTTCATGTAACTCACTCTGACTTAATTGACCGGCGAAGATTTGCTGCATCATATCTAGGTTGTTACTGTCCTGCTGCATAATAATTTTGTATTGGGTGAGTTCAAAGAGCTTCTTAATTTCTTCTACCATACTTTGATCGGAGCCTTCCGGTACAAAGTCCCGAATGGTATGGCTTGCGTACAACAAACTACCAAAGTACTTCCTAGCCTCCCGGCTAAATTTCGTGAGAAATTCAAGGGCACTCTCACTTTTCTTTTTCGTATTTATTACGTGATGAGCTTCGTCGATTAAAATTAAATAACGAACCGCATCTTCAAACGCCAATTCGCCCCGGTCGTAAGCATCAAACTGAGGGGCACCGTTGGTAAGCATCGAGTCCCAAAGGAGATTCAACACATTAAATAATTGGGCCTGAAAGACTTCAGCACGCATTTGCGATAAACCGCGTAGCGTGAAGGTGACGACTTGCTGTTCGTTAAAATGTTCAATCGTAGACGTACCATTGAACAAGTGAGCGTAGGTTTCCACAAGGTTACGGATATTCAATTCAATACTTTCGAAACGCCTCTTTCGTTCCGGACTCACATGTTCCCATTGCTTCCCTTTCTTGATGTCTTCATATAACTGACCTTCAATAAAGGTAAGGAAATCAGAAAAGATCGGATAATGATGCACCGGTTGCTGGGTGATGGTTGAATTCTCATCTTCATTCCAAAGACCGTTCGTTTCATAGAGTTTTCGTAAAAGATTCTCATACTCTTTTAGTTCGCTATCACTAGCTTCCGGGGCCAAGAATTTATAAAATGTTGTAAGCTTGGATAAATGCTGCGTAAACGATGTCGTTTCATCTTCAGCTGTCCGGTACACTTGCAACGGATTAATTACCCCGTCCGAGCCATCTAAGGTGATTTGTTTTCCACCCAAAGCTTCCGTTAATTCCGCAAATTCGCCCGTTACATCAAAGGTTCGTACTTTGTAACCTTTAATGGCATTATCTAGCATGATCTTCTTGAGTGTGGTAGATTTTCCAGCCCCCATGGCTCCAACCATGACACCGTTATAACTCTTGCGCTGGTTATCGCGATGAAACAGGTCAAATACAACGTTCCCCCCGGTCAATGTTGTTCCATAGAATGTTCCGTAAGGATCATGCAAACTTGTAAAGTGAAACGGAAAACCGCCAGCTAATCCTAAGGCTGGGATGGGGTGTCCCTCCCGTTTATTGCGATACGTAGATTGGTCGCTGTAACTTGATAGAAGTGCCTTCCATTCGTACTCTTGTTCATTTAAAAATATCGATCCTCGAAAGTTCTCATCTTGCAGTATCGATAAGACTGCCTTCACTTTATCCTCTAATTCAATCTTCGTGGGTGCGCTTACGTAATGGCGGAGATGCACACGCTTAACGATTTCTCCTTGTTCGGACACCTGATTGTAGAGTTCTCGTAAATCTTCGTAATGGTTTTGGGCTTCGATGATGCCAGCATTGTCTTTTTCATTGATCATTCTGGAACTTTGTTCAGCCATGCCTTTGTTTAACCCATCGCGCACTTTGTATCGATCATCCGATACGACATCCATCGTTGTAATCACATTCTCCATATTGAAGATCGGCTCTAACCAGAAGTCCGATACATTTTTGGGAAAAGCATACACATGCACACAGGCTTCATACCCATCCCCTTTTTGGATAAAAGACTCTTGGAAGTTGATACCCCCTTGCGGTTGGATGTGAGCCAGCAAATATGGGTTATAGCCCTTGAATTTTGTTTGTTCTTGGTCCGTTTTTGGTTTGAACACAGTTCCTTACCCCCTCTTTTCCAATTTGGAATTTTGGTTATAAAGCTTATAAAGCAAATCAAGCTTCTTCTCTTCCATTAAAGGAAGTAATGGAGCAACACGCCCAAGATAACGTCGGCAGTTGTTTCGATATTCTGCGAGTTGCTTCATACTTGAGGCGTACATAAACAAGTAAAATTCTCGGTTCGTTCGGTGTTGTTCTAAAAAAGTTAGTTCATCGCGTTTCTTCATTAAAAATCGTTCATATAAGGGTGATGTGTTCTGTTTGATTCTCCGATCTACAGCGTCAAGCTGTTGCTGCATATCAACTGGAAAGTTCATTGAGACGATCTTGATATCAGAGGCGTAGGACTGAAAAAACTTGGCCATTATCATGATGTCGTATTCAGTTTCATCGGTAGATGGGGAGTAAATATCTTTACTTTGCAGCTGCATCATATCCATATAACCTCCATCCCCTTGAAGTTGGAAAGCCCCATCATCAGTCATGTCTCGAATCGGTAGAATATCCGCAATAGATGCTTTGGCCATGGGTCGCTTTTTCTTCCAGGACTTAGATCCCTTACGCCTCTTTTTTCGCCTCGTGGCTCCCTGTTCATCGAAAAGAGCTTGTTGTTCTTTGTGCTCTTCAGAAAAAGTCATTTAGGTTTCTCCCTTCTCATTTTCTTCCGTATCCATGGAACAATAGGTGATACGGTCCCGAAACACAGCTAAACTCAACGCTTTCACCATGCGCATTTTTGGATTTGATTTAGGCCGTACAAGCCAGGTCATCATCAATATGACCCAAAAAATCGCGTATAACCAGATCAACGAAGGATGCACAACATAACGTAAGGTAAATCCGAGTCCACCCAGAATTAACACAACAAGTAAGTCCGTCAGGTAGAACAGACGATTGATCTTCAGTTCACTTCCGATTTCAGAAGGAATTTTATAATGCAAGGTATCTTCTCCTTTCCAAAACAAAAACGCCAACAAGGTTAAGAGTCTCGTTGACGTTTTTGAATATTTTTTCTCCAGTTTTCCGTTGTTTTTCGTGATAGGTTATAGGTCCGTTTAGCGCCTTGAACCTTGTGATTATTATTAAATCGATCCTTCGTCCGGTCTTTCATATATTGACCCACGGTGCGCTGTTCGGTACGATGCTGGTTCGGCATGGGAATATCGTCTATATTGGTTGGAGCTTTTGATTGCTCTCCATGGGTTGCTTGTTGATTTTTCCGCCTCTGTTCAACGAATGGCATCTCGTTCGATCGTTGACCTACTGGACCCTTAGCCTCCATGGAAGCAGCCTCTTGTCGATTGCCTTGTTTCATTTCCTCATGTAAGCGAGGTTTCGGGCTAATGTTCGGTGACTGTTGCTTTCGCTCTACTTCCTGCATTTCTTCATGAATGGATGATGTGGAGCCACCGGATACACGGCCTGGTTGTTGTTCCTGGTTATTCTCCTGTAGTGTGGGCTGAGAATGCTGTCCAGAGCTTTTAGTGGACTGCATGGTTCCATATTTTTGATCAAGTTTCTCTTGTGCACCTTGAGTAGGACTAGGTCCATGAGCATTCTGAGAGGAACCCTTGCCACTAGCCATACCTGCAAGAGCTCCAACTGCACCGGCTCCTGTATTCATCACCGCACTAGTTCCTCCACTAGCCACAGCCCCAACAGCTTTCTTCGCTGGTGGCCCAACGGTTTTTGATGCCAAGTAACCCCCCATGGCTACATGCCAGGCATTTTTTAGTCCAGCATCAATACCAAAGAGTTTCTGGACAATGTTTGGCCCATCGATCACAGCCAAACTTCCTGCCACGAGAGCAACTAAATAGCCCATGCCCTCTAAGTGGTCACTGATAAAGGTGGTGTAATACATGTAAACGCGTAAACTTAAGAAAATCATAATCAGTGAAACGAAAATGCTGCCAATGTTTTTAATAATCGCTTTAAGGCGTTGACCTGTAGAAATATCAGCATAGGCCATAATGAGCGCCACAATATGATTAAATCCAAGTTCGAAACAGAGTTTCGCAACCTTAATCGAAATTAAAACCATTGTAAAAGCCATAACCCCTAGGGTTATAATCGCCGAAAACCACTCCACATCCCAGCGATAATAGTGTTCGGGTAAAAAGTCAAATATACTACTTTTGCCTAACTCGACTAGCCCCTCTTCCCCGTTTGATTCCAAGCCAACTTTGTGCATCACAATTCTTTGGCCATCACTTGTTAACTTATTACCATTGGCTTTCGTGAAATCCTTAGTAATGCTTTCATTTATTGAAATTTTATCTATATTTTTTGGACTGATATGGTGTTGTTTTTCCACATTTGGCGTTTGCCACCCTGTTTCATCATATACGGCAATGTCCGTGATATAATCAATCATTACACGATCTGAAGTTGTATAGGACTCTGTCTCGATTTGAGCCAAATCTACAGCATCCCCAGTAAATTCATCGACTTTCCCCATCCCAAATGTCAAGAGGGTTATCGTCATAATCGAGATAAAGATGTTCATGGGGATCTCCGCCCGATTTTTTTCTTTATTGAAAATCAAACGAAAGCCAATCATAGCTAATGAAAAAGCTAATAAAATATAAAGCACCGGTTGAATCATATCTAGAAAAGATTGAACCGGTTCACTCATGAAAAAATCTGTCAACGTCAACACACGATCCACCATACCTTCTAGGCTGTCTACAATCATTTTCAGGAAAAGTATAATCCCCCATCCCATGATCCGGAGACCCGAACTGAAAATGTTGTTGGAATGGAGGACGTCCGAGAATTGAAGCAGTTTCTCTAATAGTTCTTCATCTGACATCGGCTCACCCTTTCTTATTGATCTAAGAAGGCAACAAGGGTGGTGTTCATGTGATCTGTTGTCGATTCGATCACAACGACCACCGGCGTCTCATGGCCTTCAAATAGCTTAACGACCGCATCTCGCAAGGTAATAATCACCTCTTCCCCTCTTCGATATTTTCTTTATACGTATCCATCGCCTTATCCAGCGTTTGTGTCATATTCAAATCCCCTTTTTTCGAGTTATAGTTCGGCTTCTTCTCTTTCCTCCGTATCTAGCGTCTCTTGTTCCTGACTTAATTTATCGATTTGTTTACGAATATGGCCATAAACTTGCCGACTGATTTCCTGGCCATCGCCTAACATTTTTAGATTGTATAGAAAAGCCTCCATCGGCTCTTCGTTCATTTCTTCCTCACCATGGTTCAATAAAGGAGCAATATGCTTTTGGATCATGTGAAGCGTAACCGCATCGAAAAACTGACCAACCTTTTGTTGATTCCAAGCTTTCTTATCAATTGATTGATATTCGTCTGTATTTTCTTCTGAAATCTCCATTCCTCTGTTGTTTGCCTTTTCCTTTTCAGCTATAGGTATGGACGAAAAATCGATCACTAAGTCACGCGGTTGAACACTCCGATGCGGTGTATCAATTTCTTCTTCTGTAATCGCCTTACTCGTATCAAAATCCTGACTCAAGTACGTATGCGCATATTTCATGCTGTGTTTACCCGTGTTGTAAATGGGAAACGCTCGTATTTTCCTCCCTCTCTTATCGCGACGTTTCAATACACGACGGACTACGGTGTCCCCCTCTTCTAACTCCTGGAGTTCATTGGCCGTTAAGAGATCCCGACCTTCGGTACTTTCGGTTTTTGATTTATCGAGCGAAAAGGTGGAGCCCGACCGCGTTTGGGTATTAAGCGTTTGTTTGCCGAGTTTGGAAGAAAAATAAGAGGCGGAATCATAGTCCGCACTTAAAATATAAATCTCATTCCCACAGTTTCCCCGGATGGTTGCCTGTCCATCTTCCCCATATAATTCTTTTAATTGCGCGTAGGACTGAATGACCAAGTGAAAGCGTATATTCCGCCCCAGGCACACTGTAATCTTGTTGTCCATATCTGCGATCGATGGCATATTTCCAAATTCATCCAACACAAACACCACTTCACGTAAGCACTTTTGCCCTTTGGCAACTGCCGCATTTTTCGATAAAACGTAATACAACTGACTCACAAAGATCGATGGGATCGCGTGTGTAGAGGTATCATAGTCCGGGGTAACCATGAAAAGCGCAATCGGTTTGGTAAAATAACTGATTTGATCGACCGTTAGATCGTGAACAGAACCGGATGGGAAGGAAAAGTGAACCTCCCCAGATTCCCCATCCATGTCCTTTACTTGAACCGTGAACTTACTTCTTTCTTTTTCTTCACCTTGTCCATTAGTTCTTTTCCGCTTTTGTTTCGCGGATAACGGGTCTTGCTCCTGCCAAATCTTGAGGGTATCTCCCGGTCTCAACTTGGAGGAGAAGTTAACCGTCCAAGTGCCACTCTCCCCGGACTGATTGACCTCAGTGACCCCATCTGGAAAAGTAACATATACTTTGGAAAACGGTGTACCCCGACCTTTCATGAATTGCCCAAAACCAACCTTTTTCAAATCTAGTGAGTTCTTCGCTGTCATCTTGGCTGTTTCACTCATGGTAAATTTCGTCAGACCATTCATGGCGGTCGTAAAGATACTGGATCGTGTATTCCCTTTTGAAAAGTTACTTGTTGCATACTGTTCCTTAGCCACGTGCGCTTGCGGAAGCTCTTGAAAGTATTGATCGAGCGCATTATATTCTTGACCATTTTCATCGATTTCGTTTTTCGTCCCCAGTTCAGATAGCATATTGGCCACCGTGTACATGGTAATTTTCTCCTCAGTTCCTTCAGTGATACTTTTTTCGGTAATCGCAAGAATCATCGCATTCACAAGAGACTTGGCAGAATCATCCCACATAGGTTCTTTAGCTTGGGGATTGTGATACAACATATGGGTGATCGTTTCGCAGAGCGTTTGAGCCGTTGAATAATCCCCATCTAAATAGGATTGTTTAACGAGTTCCAATAAGTTAAAACTCATGCTTTGCATCGGATTCATCAAATTGAGCACTTCCACTTCATAGCCCCGATTCTCCAACGTTTCCCTGCTTGAGGCGAATAGTTCCCCTTTGGGGTCATTGATGATTAAGGAAGCCTGTTTTTCAGCACGGGAATAAGCATCGATGGTTGGTATCACATAGGTTTGCCCTTTCCCACTTCGTGTTGTTCCGATAATCAAGTTATTCACGGGCGACGGATCAATGTAAGCTTTATTCCCTTTCCGAGCTAACACAGGGCCACCTTGGCCCTTATAGGTTTGCCCTCGGTCGGGAATCGCTTTGTATTGTTGTTTGATTTCCTTACGCATGGCAAAACGCTGGGATCCTTTTTCATCCGTTCCAATGGGATGAAAGTTGCTGCGCAGTTTATAGATCATATATGCAATACCCAGCAGACCAGTAACGGCTGCCACAGCATAAAACCACGGATACTCTTTAAAATGAAAATCTGTGAGATAAGCAGCCTTCACGACAAATGGTTGACTAAACTCGGGGAACGTTTGAGCCGTGGCCCACACCGCAAATCCCAAGTTCAACATAAAGGTGGCTGCGATGATCGTGATCATAAAAAAGCAGATGCTTAATGGAATAAGCACCTGCCTTTTAGCAACGAGCAATTTCAAGATGATCGCCCCCTACAAATGATTTTGTTTGTTTTGCAGCTCTTTTTTTTGTTCTTCTAATTCCTTGATTTTATCTTGGTTCTTATCGTCTGATTGCTTCTCCATTTCGATTTGGCTATTAATTT comes from the Halobacillus shinanisalinarum genome and includes:
- a CDS encoding VirB4 family type IV secretion system protein; this translates as MFKPKTDQEQTKFKGYNPYLLAHIQPQGGINFQESFIQKGDGYEACVHVYAFPKNVSDFWLEPIFNMENVITTMDVVSDDRYKVRDGLNKGMAEQSSRMINEKDNAGIIEAQNHYEDLRELYNQVSEQGEIVKRVHLRHYVSAPTKIELEDKVKAVLSILQDENFRGSIFLNEQEYEWKALLSSYSDQSTYRNKREGHPIPALGLAGGFPFHFTSLHDPYGTFYGTTLTGGNVVFDLFHRDNQRKSYNGVMVGAMGAGKSTTLKKIMLDNAIKGYKVRTFDVTGEFAELTEALGGKQITLDGSDGVINPLQVYRTAEDETTSFTQHLSKLTTFYKFLAPEASDSELKEYENLLRKLYETNGLWNEDENSTITQQPVHHYPIFSDFLTFIEGQLYEDIKKGKQWEHVSPERKRRFESIELNIRNLVETYAHLFNGTSTIEHFNEQQVVTFTLRGLSQMRAEVFQAQLFNVLNLLWDSMLTNGAPQFDAYDRGELAFEDAVRYLILIDEAHHVINTKKKSESALEFLTKFSREARKYFGSLLYASHTIRDFVPEGSDQSMVEEIKKLFELTQYKIIMQQDSNNLDMMQQIFAGQLSQSELHEIPYLQTGDTMLSIRAVENIRFNVEVSDEELALFGGGA
- a CDS encoding DUF5592 family protein, translated to MHYKIPSEIGSELKINRLFYLTDLLVVLILGGLGFTLRYVVHPSLIWLYAIFWVILMMTWLVRPKSNPKMRMVKALSLAVFRDRITYCSMDTEENEKGET
- a CDS encoding pLS20_p028 family conjugation system transmembrane protein — protein: MSDEELLEKLLQFSDVLHSNNIFSSGLRIMGWGIILFLKMIVDSLEGMVDRVLTLTDFFMSEPVQSFLDMIQPVLYILLAFSLAMIGFRLIFNKEKNRAEIPMNIFISIMTITLLTFGMGKVDEFTGDAVDLAQIETESYTTSDRVMIDYITDIAVYDETGWQTPNVEKQHHISPKNIDKISINESITKDFTKANGNKLTSDGQRIVMHKVGLESNGEEGLVELGKSSIFDFLPEHYYRWDVEWFSAIITLGVMAFTMVLISIKVAKLCFELGFNHIVALIMAYADISTGQRLKAIIKNIGSIFVSLIMIFLSLRVYMYYTTFISDHLEGMGYLVALVAGSLAVIDGPNIVQKLFGIDAGLKNAWHVAMGGYLASKTVGPPAKKAVGAVASGGTSAVMNTGAGAVGALAGMASGKGSSQNAHGPSPTQGAQEKLDQKYGTMQSTKSSGQHSQPTLQENNQEQQPGRVSGGSTSSIHEEMQEVERKQQSPNISPKPRLHEEMKQGNRQEAASMEAKGPVGQRSNEMPFVEQRRKNQQATHGEQSKAPTNIDDIPMPNQHRTEQRTVGQYMKDRTKDRFNNNHKVQGAKRTYNLSRKTTENWRKNIQKRQRDS